From a region of the Calliphora vicina chromosome 4, idCalVici1.1, whole genome shotgun sequence genome:
- the LOC135956626 gene encoding glucose dehydrogenase [FAD, quinone]-like: MNYMRAEVADSASFTSQCSAPSMGIMNSLVTLLVQSLYRAQCIIISKTDYWPPDYAETALESGLKSYDFVVVGAGTAGSVVASRLSENPNWRVLVLEAGSDPPQESEIPSLFFGMQNTNYTYSHLSEPNGRSCKAYKDNRCHWPRGKVIGGTGAINGMNYIRGNRFDYDRWLEEGNSGWGYDDVWSYFEKSIRPVGNDYNPQGYVTLNEFPRFDEDISSMIFKGTNELGIPRVEEFGEGSYIGYGHLKGAIQNGRRASTGQAYLGKVSKRPNLKVIKNAQVTKLEFDHTGQTVKSVEFLIKQQDKLRVEVKREVVVSAGTIDSPKLLMLSGVGPEYKLKPLNIPVIKNLHIGENLQDHVMIPVYLRLPANPPDQKKLLDTIYLYLIHYTGPLSSHGTGSLTGFINTDLSTNTPYPDMQNAFKVNDELRPYFRDTVEKFDMMAIFAVLAHPKSVGDITLKSTSPQDPPIINANYLSAQEDVQVLLRGMEYLMSLEQTQAFRQKQVEILQIPIKECDQYDFKSEIYWRCYFTYFSTTFYHPVGSVKMGPLNDNNACVDPRLKVKGVNNLRVVDASIMPHIPSANINAPIIMIAEKAADLIKEDWSLAECKIGS, from the exons ATGAATTACATGAGAGCCGAAGTTGCGGATAGTGCATCATTTACATCACAATGTTCTGCACCGAGTATGGGTATAATGAATTCATTAGTTACTTTATTGGTGCAAAGTTTATATAGGGCTCAGTGTATTATTATATCAAAAACCGACTATTGGCCACCAGACTATGCGGAGACAGCTTTGGAATCTGGTTTGAAGTCTTATGATTTTGTGGTGGTGGGTGCAGGTACTGCTGGCTCGGTAGTGGCCAGTCGTTTGAGTGAAAATCCCAACTGGAGGGTGTTAGTTTTGGAAGCTGGCAGTGATCCTCCTCAAGAATCAGAG ATTCCCAGTTTGTTTTTTGGTATGCAAAATACGAACTATACCTACAGCCATTTATCGGAACCTAATGGCAGGTCGTGCAAGGCTTATAAAGATAACAGATGTCATTGGCCTCGTGGTAAAGTAATTGGAGGTACTGGTGCCATTAATGGCATGAATTATATAAGAGGCAATCGTTTTGATTATGATCGCTGGTTAGAGGAAGGTAATAGCGGTTGGGGTTATGATGATGTTTGgtcatattttgagaaatcCATTAGACCGGTGGGCAATGACTATAATCCTCAAGGTTATGTTACTCTTAATGAATTTCCACGTTTTGATGAAGATATATCATCCATGATTTTCAAAGGTACCAATGAGTTGGGCATACCTAGAGTTGAGGAATTCGGTGAAGGTAGCTATATTGGTTATGGCCATCTAAAGGGTGCTATACAAAATGGCCGCAGAGCCAGTACTGGTCAAGCATATTTGGGAAAGGTTTCCAAAAGGCCAAATTTAAAAGTCATTAAAAATGCCCAAGTTACTAAATTGGAATTCGATCACACCGGTCAAACAGTTAAATCtgtggaatttttaataaaacaacaagaTAAACTTAGAGTAGAGGTAAAGCGTGAGGTTGTTGTATCAGCGGGTACGATAGATTCGCCTAAATTGTTAATGCTGTCGGGTGTGGGTCCAGAATACAAATTAAAACCTTTAAATATTCCGGTTATCAAAAATCTACATATAGGAGAAAATTTACAAGATCATGTTATGATTCCAGTATATCTACGCCTGCCAGCTAATCCTCCCGATCAGAAAAAATTACTCGACACTATTTATCTCTATTTGATACATTATACAGGACCTCTAAGTTCCCATGGTACTGGCTCTTTAACAGGCTTCATAAACACAGATTTATCAACAAATACTCCCTATCCCGATATGCA AAATGCTTTCAAAGTAAACGATGAATTAAGGCCTTATTTTAGGGACACTGTTGAAAAATTCGATATGATGGCCATATTTGCAGTTTTAGCCCATCCCAAATCCGTGGGAGATATAACACTTAAATCTACTTCTCCTCAAGATCCACCCATAATCAATGCAAATTATTTATCGGCTCAAGAAGACGTACAAGTTTTGCTACGAGGCATGGAATATTTAATGAGTTTGGAACAGACTCAAGCCTTCAGGCAAAAACAGGTTGAAATCCTACAAATACCCATTAAGGAATGTGATCAATATGATTTTAAATCGGAGATATATTGGAGatgttattttacttatttctcTACTACTTTTTATCATCCGGTAGGTTCggttaaaatgggccctttgaATGATAACAATGCTTGTGTCGATCCTAGACTCAAGGTTAAGGGAGTGAACAACTTACGTGTGGTTGATGCTTCAATAATGCCACATATTCCTAGTGCTAATATAAACGCGCCGATTATTATGATTGCGGAAAAGGCGGCGGATCTTATTAAGGAAGACTGGTCGTTGGCCGAATGCAAAATAGGATCGTGA